TTCCTCCAGGAGATCCTCCAGAACAGGAAGTCGGACTTCCTGGAGTGGCTGATCATCATCCTCATCAGCGTGGAGATCTTGATATCCGTGTACAACATTGTCCAGGAGCAGATGTAGAGCGATAGCGTGAGACCAATACGTCGTTGTTGAGAGTGAGCGAGACCATCGTCAGAGCCACGAACGAACCACACTGTTTTGTCCGCGAGTTTTTTGGTTCCATTTCTTCCCCCCGGTAGAAGCCCCTGTAAAGAATTCGTAATTCGGACCATGAAtgatcatgtactccctccgttcggaattacttgtcttggatatggatgtatctaaaactaaaatacatctagatacatccatttctgtgacaagtaattctgaacggaggaaGTAGCTTTAGCGCACTTGCTTTGTCCGGACGGTGGTCGTGCTGCCGCTGTTGTCTGGCGCAAGTGTGAACTGCGGATGAGTCAGTGAGTGTGGCCGAGGTAGTAACTGGGCGGCGTGTGACTGGCACGCGATGGCGACGGCTCCTGTTGGCGTTCGTGGCTGGAACTTGAAAGGTAGGCGTGTGATTGATTGATCGGGCGATGTTGGCTTGACGGGGCGCGTGCAGGGCATAAGCCACGTTCACATTCTGACAACCGCCGGAACCTTTTTTCTATGGGAATGGGCTTGGAATTATACCATGGATCCAATCTGCCGGGGAATCGTTTGGTTTTTTTTCGGGGATTGTTGATTATATACTAAATAATAATGTACACTAACATTATactactccccccgttcctaaatatttgtctttttagacatttcaaatgattaacacatacggatgtatgtagacatattttaaagtgtagattcattcattttacttcgtatgcagtcacttgttaaaatgcctagaaagacaagtatttaggaacggaggagggagtattatttactAGTAAATCATATCCATTAGCCATTTAGCCACTTGCTCCCTTGATTAATCCGGCCGGACGGCGAGTGGGGCAGCCAGATGCATGCCTCGCCGGCCTGTCGTTGGCTCGTCGTCGCCCACTCCCTCCTCACCTCAGCCCCTAGCGAAAATAGCCAAGCGCTCTGGCTGACTGACCGGCCGACGTGGCCGGCCCAATCCTGGCCCACCACCTGGCGCCCCTCCCCGGCGGAATCTCCCGTGTTCACACTCCCGAATTACCCAAACACCCTCCTCCACCGGCGACCACACGAGGGCAGAACCGTCCCTCGCAACTTCCAAGCACGCCCGTGCGACCCGTCCGCCCTCGTGGCCGCACGATCCCCAGATCCAGCGGCCGCGGTCGCTCTACCAGAAGCTTCCGGCCCGGTGTATATAAGCGCGAGAGGGCCAGTGGCCTCCATCGTCTTCACCCCCGCTCCTCctcccccaccccacacacaccgCACGCGTTTGACATTTTCCGCCCACCACCACCGGAGGGAGCGAGCTCCAGCCATGGCCGCCAAGTGCTACCCGACGGTCAGCGACGAGTACCTGGCGGCGGTCGCCAAGGCCAAGCGCAAGCTCCGCGGCTTCATCGCCGAGAAGAACTGCGCGCCCCTCATGCTCCGCCTCGCGTAAGGAGTCCCGCGATCCGCTCGATCCCCTTCCTCTCCCTCGTCTCGCGCCGATCTGATCTGACGGGCGCGCTCTCTGTCCTCCGCAGGTGGCACTCGGCCGGGACCTTCGACGTGGCCACCAAGACCGGCGGCCCCTTCGGCACCATGAAGTGCCCCGCGGAGCTCGCGCACGGCGCCAACGCCGGCCTCGAcatcgccgtcaggctgctcgagcCCATCAAGGAGCAGTTCCCCATCCTCTCCTACGCCGACTTCTACCAGGTGACGCGCCCTTCCCCGATCCGATCTCGCCCGCCCAGATCGCCGTGCTCCCGAATCGATTTGATCTGATTTTTGCCGTTTCTGCGGTGTTGCAGCTCGCTGGAGTCGTCGCCGTCGAGGTGACCGGCGGGCCTGAGGTCCCCTTCCACCCGGGGAGACAGGTGAGAACCATTTCTGCTCTCCCCCAACGGGCCATAAGATTTATCTAGGGGTTAAGCCTGTTTTGTTTAGTTTATCTGCGCTGCCTGAAGTGATGCACCATTTCTGTATCTTATCCTTGTGCGGGATGGTGGACCTGCCAACGTGTATTATTGACTTGAGTGACGACAGATGCAGTATTGTTTAGTCGGGTGGTTGGAATGGTTGGTCCAGAGAAAATTGTTTATAGATTAGTGATTTGGTGAAATCTGGTGCTTGATTATTGCTGTGATGGGTACATCCAAGACAGTTATTGCGGCTTCATGAGTGCGTTGTGTTTTTGTTCCATCCAATGTCTGATCCTGATCTGATCTGATATAGCCATAATTATGGAAAAGAAATGACATGGTATTCCATAAAATTCTAGTACATGTGTTGGTGTGCTAATGACAGTTCAGGGGAAATGGTGTTCTGATCAAGTAATGATGATTGAATCTATGTGTGGGGTTGCTGCTTTGGTGTGACCATGGTAGATTAAGAGGATTATGAAGCTAACAATCACAAAAACTTCTACCTAGATTGTATTTATATGCCATACAATTACAGATGTCATTTCTCTTTGTTCTATTTTAGCGTTCTAGCTCTACATAATTTTATGATGTTAGTTCGAATAAAACATTAACAACTGTTGTTATGCAATGTTATGGAAAGTATGTGTGTCCTCACATTCTCATAGGCTGTCTAAAATCTGTTTACATGGAAATAACTGAAGAGCAGTGTTTTAATTGGGTATTGTTTAGTGATTTTAGTGACGACAGATGCGGTATTGTTTAAGGACTTTAGTGACTTTAATTCAGTATTGTTTGTCCTCATATTCTCTTTATTGACTTTAGCGATGACAGATGCAGTGTTGTTTAGTTGGGTAGTTGGAATAGTTGGTCGAGACAAAATTGTTTATAGAATGGTGATTTGGTGAAATATCGGGCTTGTTTATTGCTGTGATGGATACATCCAAGACAATTATTGCGGCTTCGTGAGTGGGGTGTATTTTTGTTCCATTCAATGTCTGATCCTTAATCCATAACTATGAAAAAGAAATGTGTTGGTGTGCTGACTAGAGTTCAGGGGAAATGGTGTTCTTGTCCATTCACATtgtttcttaggcaacattgtatGCATATGTCTATAATCTAGATGCTTTGCACAGTTATCTACTTTGAAAACATCATTTAACTAATCAGAATTGTCCTCAAACTTGCCTCCCAATAGATATTAGGTCACCGTTTATCTTCATGTCTTTGGCTGAACTATGTGATCCTGGTTTGCTTTTTTTATCTATATGGGATGGCTGTTGATTGGGAATAATATTTAACAGGGTATCTACATGAATGTTTATGCTTCCTGGCCTGTTGTGTGTGAATGAGTTAGAGCGTGTTTGTCCTTGTCTTCTCATAGTGCTGTCTAAAATCTGTTTACATGGAAATAGAATAGCAGTGGTTTTCTTTCCCCTGTATGTGTGTGTACGCACATGGTTTGTGGATGTTTATAGTGGGTTGACTTTGTTTGCAGGACAAGCCCGAGCCTCCTCCAGAAGGCCGTCTTCCTGATGCTACCCAAGGTACTATTGTGCAGCATCTTATATATTAACACAACTACAGAACTTATATATTGATAAACATGGCTgattgcattattattattttttgtaccAGTTATGCAATGGAATGTTTAGCATATCATCATTTAGGCATTTATTAATTCATAGTGGTATCAACTGTTAGTTTCACAAGAGGACACAATTAAATTCGTTAGAATTCCAGCATTTCTCTTAGTTTAGGTGTACCTACGGAATTCTTAAGTTTTATGTCTCGGTCTATGTGATGCACCCTGTCAATGCTGGACCATGCCTCTGCTTCTATAGTCAGGGTTAAACGGATTATGCTTGCCTGCTTGTTTTATCCTGTGAATTTACGGCGTGTGGATTGGTGGATTTGATTTTTTACCTGGCTGACATGGTGAACTTACTGTTGCATCAGGCTCTGACCACCTCAGGCAGGTGTTTTCCACTCAGATGGGTTTGAGTGACCAGGACATTGTTGCTCTTTCTGGTGGTCACACCCTGGTTAGTAGTCTAACTGCTCAAATTATCATGTTGGGCCATGCTTGTCTGTAGGCTTGATTGAAAGGTTGTGCTTACGCAGCTTTAATTGTCTGATGCAGGGAAGATGCCACAAGGAGAGGTCCGGCTTTGAGGGAGCCTGGACTGCCAACCCTTTGATCTTCGACAACTCTTACTTCACGTATGTAATCTATGCATGCTTGTTTGCAAGAGTTGGAAGCTGTCTCTGTTATCTTTTTTTTTGCCATGTTGATATGCTGTTCTTGTTTCCTCAAACAAAAATTTTCTTCTGTTGACAGTGAGCTCCTTTGTGGGGAGAAGGAAGGCCTTCTTCAGTTGCCGACCGACAAGACCCTCCTGACTGACCCGGCCTTCCGCCCACTTGTGGACAAATATGCTGCGGTACATCCTCGATCCTTTGTAGCCTATTATGGGTTCTCACTGTGTTCATCTTTGGCTACCGTACCAATGTGATGTGTGTGATCTGAGAGGCCGGATGCTCATTGATTTTGCAGGATGAGGATGCTTTCTTTGCTGACTACGCTGAGGCACACCTCAAGCTATCCGAATTGGGGTAAGTGATGCAAGTATCATCGGTGCCCTTGATATGCACCATTGCAATGATAACTTTGCTTGTGCAAACATCCTTGGAGAGTAAATCCATGTGTGTCGGTTGTTTTTCAGATTTGGCGAGGCTGTTGAGGGCTGCTGCTGATTCAAGCTCGGCGCCTGAAGGTCGTtaatggagaagaagaagaagatcatgAAGAAGAAGAGCAATAAGGATGTCATGTGTTTGTCTGGACTTGGATTAGATGGGTCGGTCGATGGGGTGTTGCATTGTTTTGCTTTGACGCCTCGTGTCTTGTGATGGGCGTGCTTGTAGTATGAACTGCCAAGTGTTATGTAGTTCCTTTCCGGTTGAATTGTTATTCCCTGTCGAGGACGAAACGGAGATTTGGTTGCCCTCATTTGGCCATTGAGCTCATGTCATTGTTTGTTTTACCAGCTTGTTGTCGTGCCTGTCCGCTAGTTCTGTGTTGGCCTGGTTCTTTCTCGCATTGTCGTCTATGGAGCTGCAAATTCTTCACGGATCTACACGCTAGAACAAATGAATATAGCATTTACCGAGACATAAGCAAGTTTTGTATCATCGTTTGCTGTTTGCATTTTgtttttaacatagtacagacgcaagcgcatTTGATGCGTAAATCTCTGTACGAAAGTGCTGTGCACATGACGTGATCATGCACGATTTGCGGACGACGGGAGTAGGCATCTCTGTTTAGGCCGTGCATCGTGTACATACGTACCCCCTACTCCagctagatatactcataactcgCAAATATCTTTTGTTGATCTTGCATTTACATCGAGCTGCAAAAATGGAATTAATGATTCCCGAATCACCAAACACCAACCAATGGGAACGCCTGGAAAACCTCTCCCTCCCTCCACCCCGCCCCCCTCGTTTATAAGTTTAACAAGCCTCCGCCCGCCGTCACCAACCTCCGCAACTCGGTCCAccaatccaccaccaccataccCCCCGTACCGTACCACCAGTCCAccatggccgcctcctcctcctcctcgctccggatccccgcaccaacccaccaccccgCCGCGGGGGCGCGTCCGCGGCGGCTGCCCTTCCACGCCGTCTCCGTCCGCCCCCGCCGctccgcagcctccgcctccgcctcctcctcctccccgcagcaggcgccggcgccgggcgacggcgacgacgccgACGGGCCCACCggcgtgcccgtgcccgtgcccttCTCCCGCGACTCCGCCATCGCGCTGCCTCGTGAGGCCGACATCATGTTTGTTTTCTGCTTCTCGCTGCGCTTCTGTATGTATGTAAGCGGTATGCTTGTCTGTGAATGCAGGGCCGCTGACGAGCGCGGATCTGATGGGGGAGGCCAGCGGGGAGGGCCTCAGGGTCGCGTACCAGGTCCGTTTTCTctcctccttctctcttcttctgaGGAACACTGACGATAATGATGGCGGTGAATGGTTCTGACTACGATGCAACGCGACTCTGACCAACCAATCTCAGGGGTGCCCGGGCGCCTACAGCGaggccgccgccaagaaggcctaCCCGAGCTGCGAGACCGTGCCCTGCGAGTACTTCGAGACCGCCTTCCAGGTACCATCCCTCAACCGTCCATCAATCCACTCCACTGTCCCCTGATCCCCTCCAATCCACGACATGGTTTCGGGACATGTGTCATATATTGCAGTGCTGAAACCATCACAGTATGCACCGAATGATATATTGTGATCCAAAATTAGCACCAATTATTACCATAGGAACCAACACCAGGTTTTGTGCACGGTTTCAGCGAGCCGTTTTTTATTTGAGCACCCCTAGTTGATCCTGCCAGACATCGACCGTCAGATAGTGATGACCTCGTCTGTCTAACAGGCCGTTGAGAAGTGGGCGGCTGACCGTGCAGTGTTGCCGCTGGAGAATTCCTTGGGCGGCAGCATACATCGCAACTATGACCTCCTGCTTCGCCACCGGCTGCACATTGTGGGTGAGGTGCGGCTGGCGGTTCGTCATTGCCTGCTCGCGAACCGTGGCGTCAAGATTGAGAACCTGCGGAGTGCCATGAGCCACCCTCAGGTGAGTTGGACAGTTTTATCAATTCATCCCCAGCCCTGTTTGATTCACCTGTTTAAATGCTGTAATTGTTTTTTAGGCTCTTGCGCAGTGTGAGCAAACACTGACGCAGCTAGGAATTGAACACAGAGAAGCTGTCGATGATACAGCGGGTGCAGCCAAGGTAGGATGCTGTTTGATGGCATTATTTGGTTCACGAAATTGCTGTTCGCTTCTTTGTCTCTGTTAGCAGGAGTTTCGAACATCAAGTTAATTCTGCTGTCACTAATCAGAGTAATATGCGCCTTTTAGCAAATTGCAGAAGAAAATCTCCAAGACACTGCTGCTGTTGCCAGTTCATTGGCTGCTCAACTTTATGGACTGGACATTCTTGCAGAAAATATCCAGGTATAACTGGTTCATTCTAAATCTGTAAGAGACCATCTTCTGTTTTTATTCATGGGAACTGTAGCTCACCTCTTTATATAGGATGACGCAGATAATGTAACCCGTTTCATGATGCTGGCTCGGGAACCCATTATCCCTCGCACAGATAAGCCATTCAAGGTATGTGTTGCAGGGAATCTTCCTGCAATTTCCTTGTTCCCCTCTTTGCTGGTAAATGCTAATGAAATGTTGCTCTATAAATTGTATGGTCTCCAGACTAGCATAGTATTCTCTTTGGAAGAAGGACCTGGACAACTCTTCAAGGCGCTTGCTGTCTTTGCTCTGAGAAAAATTAACCTCACCAAGGTATTGTATCTTCAGCAACATCATGCTCTTAGTATTTTGTCAACACTCATGCGGGTTTGAAGCAAAACTGATCGGTGCTGCATCCTTTTTTGTATGGTCTGTAGATGGAAAGCCGTCCACACAAGAAAAAGCCTCTACGTGTAGCTGATGATAATTCCACCCCGCTGAAGTAAGAACAAATTTATTCATTTGAGTTCCATTTAACAATGCATGATTTGAGCTGCACGATAACTGTATTATATATATGATAACATTTCTCAAAATTTTGTGCCAGGCACTTTGACTACCTTTTCTACGTAGATTTCGAGGCATCAATGGCTGATCCGAATGCACAAAATGCTCTGAGTAACTTAAAGGTGTGGTTTTATTTGTCGGTATGGTCCGGTGGTTAAGCGAGCGAGCGGTGTCTTATTTCATgtctgtttttgtttttgcagcaagAGTTTGCCACCTTCCTAAGAGTTCTTGGGAGCTATCCTACCGATGTCACCGAAGCATGAGTGCCCGGCACCTGAGCAAACACAAATCATCCCTTGATGGTCGGTATTTGGCTCTGGAATAGAAGCAATTTTTTTCACCGGTCGCGGTGAAGAGATTCACCTGGCAGTTTTGAACTCCACAATTCAGTAAATCTTCCTGGGGGCTTCTTTGTTCTTTCCACGAGGACAGTAGTTCTCCAGATATTCTTTATTTTCCTGTGAATGTGAGAGGAACTCTCAACACATATATATCTTTTGCCTCAGAGCTCGTGAAATATCAGCTTTTATAATTTTAGGAGTACTTGCTGGAGAATAGTTTTGGTTGGTTTGTGTGTCTTGAATAGTGATGGTGATAGTTTAAAGTATCAAGCATTAAGTGTGATGTTTATGTTTGAGGCTGCAGTAATGCGTGTGTTATTTGCAAAGTTGATTGGTGGGTGGGTTAGCTAACATGTGTGGGCCGGACTGGGTTGTTGGCTACGACTGTGGTGATGCCATCAGATGGCCTTGTTACTGTTGCCATGGTAGCAGTCAGAAAATTGTGAGAAGCTACTTCAAAACATAGGTTGGCAGAAGATGTACCTTCCATCTTGTAAAATTCCACCTATAAATTCTATTCAGACTGAGAAAGGAACAAAAAAGAGATAATCCAGCTATGGATTCAAATTCTTCTATGAATTTTACTTTCAACCACTATTCACGGCTGAATTTTTCTTCTTCTGTgtcatgttcttttcatgatttcaactacttttttttttgcgaaatcatGATTTCAACTACTGATCATGTAATATTCTGTCTTAATAGTGACAATGATAGTTTGAACTCAAGCATTGTGTGTGATGTTATGATTGAGGCTGCAATAACGTGTGTATTGTTTGCATCATTGGCTGGTGGGGCTGGGTTGGCTAACATGTGGTATGCGGGTAGAGACAACGTGTGTTACTTTACCAAAAGatatattggggggggggggggggggggggggatgctaGTTTGCTCGTCTCCCTGCATAGAAATTCTTGACTGCTCGATCAGCATGATTGCACTCTCTTCGTGATAATATGCATATGTAGTGCTGCGAAATTTCTATTCCATGCGTAGGTCAATAGATATCGACGAAACTCGCACCCGTAAGTTTTTTTAGTAATGTGGGACATTTTTCAAACCCATTAtctttttctaaaaaaactgaCACATTTTTAAAGA
The window above is part of the Triticum aestivum cultivar Chinese Spring chromosome 2A, IWGSC CS RefSeq v2.1, whole genome shotgun sequence genome. Proteins encoded here:
- the LOC123187311 gene encoding L-ascorbate peroxidase 2, cytosolic → MAAKCYPTVSDEYLAAVAKAKRKLRGFIAEKNCAPLMLRLAWHSAGTFDVATKTGGPFGTMKCPAELAHGANAGLDIAVRLLEPIKEQFPILSYADFYQLAGVVAVEVTGGPEVPFHPGRQDKPEPPPEGRLPDATQGSDHLRQVFSTQMGLSDQDIVALSGGHTLGRCHKERSGFEGAWTANPLIFDNSYFTELLCGEKEGLLQLPTDKTLLTDPAFRPLVDKYAADEDAFFADYAEAHLKLSELGFGEAVEGCC
- the LOC123187312 gene encoding arogenate dehydratase 2, giving the protein MAASSSSSLRIPAPTHHPAAGARPRRLPFHAVSVRPRRSAASASASSSSPQQAPAPGDGDDADGPTGVPVPVPFSRDSAIALPRPLTSADLMGEASGEGLRVAYQGCPGAYSEAAAKKAYPSCETVPCEYFETAFQAVEKWAADRAVLPLENSLGGSIHRNYDLLLRHRLHIVGEVRLAVRHCLLANRGVKIENLRSAMSHPQALAQCEQTLTQLGIEHREAVDDTAGAAKQIAEENLQDTAAVASSLAAQLYGLDILAENIQDDADNVTRFMMLAREPIIPRTDKPFKTSIVFSLEEGPGQLFKALAVFALRKINLTKMESRPHKKKPLRVADDNSTPLKHFDYLFYVDFEASMADPNAQNALSNLKQEFATFLRVLGSYPTDVTEA